Proteins co-encoded in one Saprospira grandis genomic window:
- a CDS encoding glutamine synthetase III has translation MRFSALESLLARENTPVQTPSSRISDYFASQVFGKKAMQEFLPARIYKQVIQTIESGENLDRETADHIADAMRNWASSKGVTHYAHWFQPLTGRTAEKHDSFFTLDGQGAAIEEFRGEALVQQEPDGSSFPGGGLRSTFEARGYTAWDPSSPAFILEVGDDKTLCIPTIFVTYGGQSLDYKLPLLKSQSCLEKAAVKVCQLFDPAVQKVYATLGWEQEYFLIDEALYEARPDLRFTGRTLLGRSAPKGQQLDDHYFGSIPERAYAYMRDLEVECHKLGIPVRTRHNEVAPSQYELAPQYEEINVAVDHNQLLMDLMDRIARRHKLRVLLHEKPYANVNGSGKHNNWSIATDTGKNLLSPGKNPGKNLQFLTFFVNTIRAVYEHADLLRASIASASNDHRLGANEAPPAIISVFVGEALTKVLDAIEEGDSTEAEVNRVFSLLSKIPDLEKDNTDRNRTSPFAFTGNKFEIRMVGSTANCAGPMTIMNSIMGQQLENFYADVEALKAAGQSQQSAILQVIKRYIVESKPIRFEGDNYSDEWKEEAKSRGLNNFMTTPEALTAYATDKAKALFTSTKVLSEEELAAHLEVRLESYALQLQIESRILAEMVVNQVIPAAIRYQNSLAQNALQLKQLGLEESSYAAQKELLAELSEGISALKTKAYAMKQLRVKAGQLEAEEMAHTYCNEVKPLMEEIRAVSDQLEGLVDDQEWPFLKYREMMFMS, from the coding sequence ATGCGTTTTTCCGCATTAGAAAGTCTGCTAGCCCGCGAAAATACCCCCGTACAAACGCCTAGCAGCCGTATTTCAGACTATTTTGCTAGCCAGGTTTTTGGCAAAAAAGCCATGCAAGAATTTTTGCCAGCCCGGATTTACAAACAAGTCATCCAAACGATTGAATCTGGGGAGAACCTAGACCGTGAAACTGCCGACCATATTGCCGATGCAATGCGCAATTGGGCCAGCTCTAAAGGCGTGACGCATTATGCGCACTGGTTTCAACCCCTTACTGGCCGCACGGCCGAAAAACACGACTCTTTCTTTACTTTAGATGGCCAAGGCGCCGCTATTGAAGAGTTTAGAGGCGAGGCGCTCGTCCAACAAGAACCCGATGGCTCTAGCTTTCCTGGCGGAGGCTTGCGCTCTACTTTTGAGGCTCGTGGATATACCGCATGGGACCCTAGTTCTCCCGCTTTTATTTTGGAGGTAGGAGACGATAAGACACTTTGTATTCCAACTATTTTTGTCACCTATGGGGGACAATCACTAGATTATAAATTGCCTTTGCTCAAATCGCAATCTTGCTTAGAAAAGGCGGCGGTAAAGGTTTGTCAGCTTTTTGATCCTGCCGTACAAAAGGTTTATGCGACCTTGGGCTGGGAGCAAGAGTATTTTTTGATTGATGAGGCCCTTTATGAGGCTCGTCCCGATTTGCGCTTTACGGGCCGCACCCTTTTGGGCCGTTCTGCGCCCAAGGGGCAGCAATTAGATGACCACTATTTTGGTTCTATTCCAGAGCGCGCCTATGCTTATATGCGTGATTTGGAGGTAGAATGCCACAAATTGGGCATTCCCGTCCGTACTCGCCACAATGAGGTGGCTCCTTCTCAGTATGAGTTGGCCCCTCAATATGAGGAAATCAATGTGGCTGTAGACCACAACCAATTGTTGATGGATTTGATGGATCGCATCGCGCGCCGCCATAAGTTGCGGGTGCTTTTGCATGAAAAACCCTATGCCAATGTGAACGGCTCGGGTAAGCACAACAACTGGTCAATTGCTACGGATACGGGCAAAAATCTTTTGTCTCCAGGTAAAAACCCAGGCAAAAACCTACAGTTTTTGACCTTCTTCGTCAATACTATTCGGGCCGTATATGAGCATGCAGATTTGTTGCGGGCCAGTATTGCCTCTGCTTCTAATGACCACCGTTTGGGGGCCAATGAAGCGCCTCCCGCTATTATTTCTGTCTTTGTTGGAGAAGCCCTGACCAAGGTTTTAGATGCCATTGAAGAAGGCGATAGCACCGAGGCTGAAGTGAATCGGGTGTTCTCTTTGCTGAGCAAAATTCCAGATCTAGAGAAAGATAATACCGACCGTAACCGGACCTCTCCCTTTGCCTTTACAGGCAACAAATTTGAGATTCGGATGGTGGGCTCTACGGCCAACTGTGCCGGCCCAATGACCATTATGAATAGCATTATGGGCCAGCAGCTAGAAAACTTCTATGCCGATGTGGAGGCCCTAAAAGCGGCTGGACAATCGCAGCAGTCGGCTATTTTGCAAGTCATCAAGCGCTATATTGTGGAGTCGAAGCCTATTCGCTTTGAAGGCGATAACTATAGCGATGAATGGAAAGAAGAGGCAAAAAGTCGGGGCTTGAATAACTTCATGACTACTCCAGAGGCCCTTACTGCTTATGCTACGGATAAGGCCAAGGCGCTATTTACCAGCACCAAGGTCCTTTCTGAAGAAGAGTTGGCGGCCCATTTGGAGGTCCGTTTAGAAAGCTATGCTTTGCAACTGCAAATTGAGTCGAGAATTTTGGCCGAAATGGTCGTGAATCAAGTGATTCCCGCTGCCATTCGCTACCAAAATAGCTTGGCCCAAAATGCCTTGCAGCTCAAACAATTGGGCTTAGAAGAAAGTAGCTATGCCGCTCAAAAAGAGCTGCTGGCCGAGCTTTCAGAGGGAATTTCGGCCCTAAAAACAAAGGCTTATGCCATGAAGCAGCTTCGTGTGAAAGCAGGCCAACTAGAGGCCGAAGAAATGGCCCATACCTATTGTAATGAGGTAAAACCTTTGATGGAGGAAATCCGTGCGGTTTCTGATCAGTTAGAAGGTTTGGTTGATGATCAAGAATGGCCTTTCTTGAAATATCGCGAAATGATGTTTATGAGTTAA
- a CDS encoding type I restriction enzyme HsdR N-terminal domain-containing protein: MKSLEVPLLAYQEQLQIRTEGEQKQIFDPVRRKWLVLQAEEWLRQLWIQYLKTEKAYPFSKMQVEKGLAVYGQKRRTDLLLFDKNTQPLVLFELKAPRQSLNAVVLDQIMRYNSSLQMPYLIISNGRQNYGFVWNPKLKEYEVLGEIPFYAEN; the protein is encoded by the coding sequence ATGAAATCATTAGAGGTCCCTTTGCTAGCCTATCAAGAGCAGCTACAAATTCGGACAGAGGGAGAACAAAAACAAATATTTGACCCCGTCCGCCGAAAATGGCTGGTCCTACAAGCCGAAGAATGGCTGCGCCAACTTTGGATCCAGTACCTCAAGACCGAAAAAGCCTACCCCTTTAGCAAAATGCAGGTAGAAAAAGGCTTGGCCGTTTATGGCCAAAAGCGGCGCACAGATTTGCTTTTATTTGATAAAAATACCCAGCCCTTGGTCCTTTTTGAGCTCAAGGCGCCTCGGCAAAGCCTAAATGCAGTGGTATTGGACCAAATTATGCGCTACAACAGCAGCCTACAAATGCCCTACCTCATTATTTCTAATGGGCGGCAAAACTATGGCTTTGTCTGGAACCCCAAATTAAAAGAGTATGAAGTTTTGGGGGAAATTCCATTTTACGCTGAAAATTAA
- a CDS encoding ribonuclease Z: MMRFEVSILGSNAALPTYKSFTSSQFLNIREHYCLIDCGEGCQIAVQRYQVKAFQIKDIFISHLHGDHVLGLMGLLMSFGLNQRQKKLRLYGPKGIREWVEVQMRLMNAHLSYPLEIRECDSEQSELLLDTPSFQVFSLPLAHRVACQGFLFKEKLAHPNMRKDRILELDIPFKQIPAIKAGGGFTDAEGKFWPHEELCTPPPPPRTYAYCSDTAFHPPLAELIRGVDLLYHEATFLHELLKNAKKTGHSTAKQAGEMAKLAQVKKLLIGHFSTRYQDTKALLEEAQSEFAETAAAEEGKTYSV, encoded by the coding sequence ATGATGCGTTTTGAAGTAAGCATTTTGGGCAGCAATGCGGCCCTACCTACTTATAAGAGTTTTACCTCTTCTCAATTTTTGAATATTCGGGAGCATTATTGCCTGATTGATTGTGGGGAGGGTTGCCAGATTGCGGTGCAGCGCTATCAGGTGAAGGCCTTTCAGATTAAGGATATTTTCATTAGCCATTTGCATGGAGATCATGTTTTGGGCCTAATGGGTTTATTGATGTCTTTTGGCTTGAATCAGCGACAGAAAAAGCTGCGGCTGTATGGCCCAAAAGGAATTCGGGAGTGGGTGGAGGTTCAAATGCGCCTAATGAATGCTCACTTGAGCTATCCCTTGGAAATTCGGGAATGTGATTCGGAGCAATCGGAATTGCTATTAGATACCCCAAGTTTTCAGGTTTTTAGTTTGCCTTTGGCGCATCGGGTGGCTTGTCAGGGTTTTCTCTTTAAGGAAAAGCTCGCTCATCCGAATATGCGCAAAGATCGAATTTTGGAGTTGGATATTCCCTTTAAGCAAATTCCGGCCATTAAAGCGGGCGGAGGATTTACGGATGCCGAGGGTAAATTTTGGCCCCATGAAGAACTTTGCACGCCTCCTCCCCCGCCCCGAACTTATGCCTATTGTTCTGATACGGCTTTTCATCCGCCTTTGGCGGAGCTCATTCGGGGTGTAGATTTACTTTATCATGAGGCTACATTTTTGCATGAGCTGCTCAAAAATGCAAAAAAGACGGGGCATAGCACCGCCAAGCAGGCCGGAGAAATGGCCAAATTGGCCCAGGTCAAAAAGCTATTGATTGGGCATTTTTCTACTCGCTATCAAGACACAAAAGCGCTTTTAGAAGAAGCTCAAAGTGAATTTGCCGAAACGGCAGCCGCCGAAGAAGGCAAAACCTATAGCGTTTAA
- a CDS encoding protoglobin domain-containing protein encodes MQTFTAEAYKLHFYISQDTLEQIRSVSPQITPQLPQLIDTFYERMLSHRKFAAYYESEAQIEHLKSLHLRYWQSFWAAEVDDRYIQDRKRIGEVHARVGLPMDLYYDGIILFSHLFKALFRQEKIASFDLLSAYDELLNLDTALVVDRYNSISNEVLELQNASLSTPVAQIWEEILFLPIVGIMDSKRSKDIMETVLGQIAEKQAKVFILDISGVAIMDTAVANHLLKISKASRLMGCRCILSGISPAVAQTIVELGIQLDEIETSGSMKEALTSAFEISGLRIAAS; translated from the coding sequence ATGCAGACTTTTACAGCCGAAGCCTACAAGCTCCATTTCTATATTAGTCAGGACACTTTGGAGCAAATTCGTTCTGTTAGTCCCCAAATTACCCCCCAACTTCCTCAACTGATTGATACCTTTTACGAGCGTATGCTCAGCCACCGCAAATTTGCGGCCTACTATGAATCGGAGGCCCAAATTGAGCACCTCAAAAGCCTACACCTACGGTATTGGCAGAGCTTTTGGGCGGCAGAGGTAGACGATCGTTACATTCAGGACCGAAAGCGAATTGGCGAGGTGCATGCTCGGGTAGGTTTGCCTATGGACCTTTATTATGATGGCATTATTCTCTTTTCTCATTTGTTTAAGGCCCTTTTTCGACAAGAAAAAATTGCTTCCTTTGATTTATTGAGCGCCTATGATGAGTTGCTCAACTTGGATACGGCCTTGGTCGTTGATCGCTACAACTCGATTTCTAATGAGGTCTTAGAATTGCAAAACGCATCTTTATCGACCCCTGTTGCTCAAATTTGGGAAGAAATTCTCTTTTTGCCGATTGTGGGCATTATGGATTCTAAGCGATCTAAGGATATTATGGAAACCGTTTTGGGCCAAATTGCCGAAAAGCAGGCCAAGGTTTTTATTTTAGACATTAGTGGAGTGGCCATTATGGATACGGCCGTAGCCAACCATCTCCTCAAAATTAGTAAGGCCAGCCGACTGATGGGTTGCCGCTGCATTTTATCGGGCATTTCGCCAGCCGTGGCCCAAACCATTGTAGAGCTGGGCATTCAATTAGATGAAATTGAAACCAGCGGCAGCATGAAAGAGGCCCTGACTTCCGCCTTTGAAATTTCAGGATTGCGCATTGCCGCCTCCTAA
- a CDS encoding YbjN domain-containing protein has translation MNSFEKVKNYLLDMGHEISHESVEDNLFVLNNENQGICNLMLDCEGEVLVMEQHIFDIEEKDAAFLKRLLQINRELIHGAFVLDEEGRRVLFRDTLALENLDRNELESSINAMAIALVEHAEEFMDVAAK, from the coding sequence ATGAATAGCTTTGAGAAAGTGAAGAATTATCTGCTGGATATGGGCCATGAAATTAGCCATGAAAGTGTAGAGGATAATCTCTTTGTATTAAACAATGAAAATCAGGGTATTTGTAACCTAATGCTGGATTGCGAGGGCGAGGTCCTTGTTATGGAGCAGCATATTTTTGATATTGAGGAAAAAGACGCTGCTTTTTTGAAGCGTTTGCTACAGATTAACCGCGAACTCATTCATGGCGCCTTTGTTTTGGATGAGGAGGGGCGTCGGGTACTTTTCCGCGACACTTTGGCCCTAGAAAACTTGGACCGCAACGAACTGGAGTCTTCAATTAACGCTATGGCGATTGCTTTGGTAGAGCATGCTGAAGAATTTATGGACGTAGCGGCCAAATAA
- a CDS encoding sugar phosphate isomerase/epimerase family protein, translated as MQTFSVSASVLNFSPEVADHFNKLGIGVELSAFSLPYNLAADRLPTLVEQTAKLLAKFKGPVSMHGPFFDMNPIARDPWILEVCQKRMLQSLELADRLGARQLVFHANYVPHRAKEHDRIFVEKQLDYWPSLVRAAERYDIRILLENTREHSPKLLYDILAPINSSHFKACLDTGHTHCFTHSKLPLKDWLLGLGEQLAYVHLHANHGERDEHLAYTDGNQDFSGFFEGLQALPEWPDLIIEVKTRTAFLRSLGALQRAGHLAPAYV; from the coding sequence ATGCAAACGTTTTCTGTTTCGGCTTCGGTCCTTAATTTTAGCCCAGAGGTGGCTGATCATTTTAATAAACTGGGCATTGGCGTAGAGCTGTCGGCTTTTTCGCTGCCCTATAATTTGGCTGCCGATCGTTTGCCTACTTTAGTGGAGCAGACGGCCAAGTTGTTGGCCAAATTTAAGGGGCCAGTAAGTATGCACGGGCCATTTTTCGATATGAATCCTATAGCTAGAGATCCTTGGATTTTGGAGGTTTGCCAGAAACGGATGCTGCAAAGTTTGGAATTGGCCGACCGTCTGGGGGCCCGCCAATTGGTCTTTCACGCCAATTATGTTCCGCATCGGGCCAAGGAGCACGACCGCATTTTTGTAGAGAAGCAGCTAGATTATTGGCCCAGTCTTGTTCGGGCGGCTGAGCGCTATGATATTCGGATTTTGCTAGAAAATACCCGAGAGCATAGCCCGAAGCTTTTATATGATATTTTGGCTCCTATCAATTCTTCGCATTTTAAGGCTTGCCTAGATACTGGGCATACGCATTGTTTTACCCACTCTAAGCTTCCGCTAAAAGATTGGCTGTTGGGCCTAGGCGAGCAGTTGGCCTATGTGCATTTGCATGCCAATCATGGCGAGCGAGATGAGCATTTGGCTTATACGGATGGCAATCAGGATTTTTCTGGCTTTTTTGAGGGTTTGCAAGCGCTGCCCGAATGGCCCGATTTGATTATTGAGGTAAAAACGCGAACGGCTTTTTTACGCTCTTTGGGGGCTTTGCAGCGGGCGGGTCATTTAGCTCCAGCTTATGTCTAA
- a CDS encoding peroxiredoxin family protein has translation MAESKLKKALIVLPLALVTIVFPLAAVYMSRAGLMDYKARKAQMRYLADSIKLQNIPLQDTAGEAYPLSKYEGRVLLLNFYKDGAAENEKVWSEMLRVQTEYSKKTTQRLRLLSLPVGSDSLKSLQQFWAKNELPDRNWQSLKGRPDQVLNLAVENCKLGQDTLGQTLVLFSMDQTVAMHYNALKPEEINRMIEHIALLLPAKKDRKKLRYQEEKELYQ, from the coding sequence ATGGCTGAATCAAAACTAAAAAAAGCCCTGATCGTTTTGCCTTTGGCATTGGTGACCATTGTGTTTCCTTTGGCGGCGGTGTATATGTCGAGAGCGGGCCTAATGGATTATAAGGCGCGAAAGGCGCAGATGCGTTATTTGGCAGATTCTATTAAATTGCAAAATATTCCTTTGCAAGATACGGCCGGAGAGGCCTATCCGTTGAGCAAGTATGAGGGGCGGGTTTTGCTGCTCAACTTTTATAAGGATGGGGCTGCGGAGAACGAAAAAGTTTGGTCGGAAATGCTTCGGGTGCAGACAGAATACAGCAAAAAGACGACCCAGCGTTTGCGTTTGTTGAGTTTGCCTGTAGGGAGCGATAGTTTGAAGAGTCTGCAGCAGTTTTGGGCCAAAAATGAGTTGCCTGACCGCAACTGGCAAAGCCTAAAAGGGCGGCCTGATCAGGTATTGAATCTGGCGGTAGAGAACTGCAAATTGGGTCAAGATACCCTAGGGCAAACTTTGGTTTTGTTTTCTATGGACCAGACGGTGGCCATGCATTACAATGCCCTAAAACCCGAGGAAATTAATCGGATGATTGAGCATATTGCGCTCTTATTGCCCGCCAAAAAGGATAGAAAAAAATTGCGTTATCAGGAAGAAAAAGAGCTCTATCAATAA
- a CDS encoding DUF420 domain-containing protein has protein sequence MSTPIVDDTGAKSHKNLNIIITVISVVLPLVVALLFSVKLEVNFPFNVYWLPAINAMLNGGTAILLVLALVAAKQHKVKLHSQMIYLAMGLSLVFLLVYVLYHVTTGHTKFQGEGTEKIIYLLLLFSHIALAAIQAPLVLFAFLYGYTGQVDRHKRLVKFSYPVWLYVSVTGVICYYMIAPYYPA, from the coding sequence ATGAGTACACCTATTGTAGATGATACTGGGGCGAAAAGTCACAAGAATCTGAATATCATCATTACGGTTATTTCGGTGGTTTTGCCTTTGGTGGTGGCCCTATTGTTTTCGGTAAAATTGGAGGTCAATTTTCCCTTTAATGTGTATTGGCTGCCGGCGATCAATGCCATGCTCAATGGAGGAACGGCTATTTTATTGGTTTTGGCCTTAGTAGCGGCCAAGCAGCATAAGGTGAAGTTGCATAGCCAAATGATTTATCTGGCCATGGGCCTTTCTTTGGTTTTCCTCTTGGTTTATGTGCTGTATCATGTGACTACGGGGCACACAAAATTTCAAGGAGAAGGCACAGAAAAGATAATTTATTTGTTACTTTTATTTAGCCATATTGCGCTAGCGGCTATTCAGGCGCCCTTGGTTTTATTTGCCTTTTTGTATGGTTATACGGGGCAGGTAGATCGCCACAAGCGTTTGGTAAAATTTAGCTATCCGGTTTGGTTGTATGTTTCTGTGACAGGTGTCATTTGTTATTATATGATTGCGCCTTATTATCCAGCTTAA
- a CDS encoding PspA/IM30 family protein codes for MWQFLKRLFRLGKAEANSALDKLENPIKMTKQGIRDLKTDLDKSLQSLAEVKAIAIRTNREVQTYKQNADDYEKKAMALLKRGQSGQMDAAEAERLATEALARREENLKLYQTALQNKKKYDGMVTTMEGKIRTLKSQIAKWENELRSLEARDKVSKATTKLNKQLTNIDSSGTMSMLERMKEKVEEQESLAEAYGEMADESKTIDDEIDTALNDPTVTASAALDDLKRKMGMLPAQEERIEIKEKSDVTIKIEVDDKNKGA; via the coding sequence ATGTGGCAATTTTTGAAGCGCTTGTTCCGCCTTGGTAAAGCCGAAGCCAACTCTGCCCTTGATAAACTAGAGAATCCCATCAAAATGACAAAGCAGGGGATTCGCGATTTGAAAACGGACCTAGACAAGAGCCTGCAAAGTTTGGCGGAGGTGAAAGCAATTGCTATTCGTACCAACCGCGAAGTACAAACTTACAAGCAAAATGCAGACGATTACGAAAAGAAAGCGATGGCTTTATTGAAAAGAGGCCAATCTGGACAAATGGATGCGGCCGAGGCTGAGCGTCTAGCAACAGAGGCTTTGGCTCGTCGTGAAGAAAACCTCAAGCTATACCAAACGGCTCTTCAGAATAAGAAGAAGTACGATGGTATGGTAACGACTATGGAGGGCAAAATTCGTACGCTCAAGAGCCAAATCGCAAAATGGGAGAACGAATTGCGCAGCCTAGAAGCTCGTGATAAAGTGAGTAAGGCAACCACCAAACTCAACAAACAATTGACGAATATTGACTCTTCTGGAACTATGAGCATGCTAGAGCGCATGAAAGAGAAAGTAGAAGAGCAAGAGTCTTTGGCAGAAGCTTATGGCGAAATGGCCGATGAGAGCAAAACCATTGACGACGAAATTGATACTGCACTCAATGATCCTACCGTAACTGCTTCTGCAGCTTTGGATGATCTTAAGCGCAAAATGGGTATGCTTCCCGCTCAGGAGGAACGCATCGAAATTAAGGAAAAAAGCGATGTGACCATCAAAATTGAGGTGGATGACAAAAATAAAGGCGCTTAA
- a CDS encoding ATP-dependent Clp protease ATP-binding subunit, whose translation MPDNRFSPKVKEVISFSREEALRFGHDQIGTEHLLLGILQDEQSLAVAVLQSLDVDVSDLRQAIEDSVQKTQRRERPSYTVGNLPLTRQAEKVLKITFLEAKRMKNELVGTEHILLSLLKYPENLAARVLQEFEIDYDGYKAELDYLLAESNPNLLDAAGGEDEFEEEGGSRGGNRGRAAGGAAKGKSHTPVLDNFGRDITKLAEEDKLDPIIGREKEIERLSQILSRRKKNNPILIGEPGVGKTAVVEGLALRIQQRKVSRTLFDKRIVMLDLAALVAGTKYRGQFEERMKAIMTELEKSRDVILFIDEIHTIVGAGGATGSLDASNIFKPALARGELQCIGASTLDEYRQYIEKDGALDRRFQKVIIEPPSPEEAIHILSNIREKYEAFHHVEYTDETLEACVKLSDRYISDRFLPDKAIDVMDEVGARVHLKNIHVPKHIMELEAEIEKVKEEKNQAVRDQEYEKAANFRDSESKLIRQLEQARIDWEEESKSKRYPVTIEDIAEVVSMMTGIPVSNVAESESVKLLSMGQDLKDNVIGQDEAIVKITKAIQRNRVGLKDPNKPIGTFIFLGPTGVGKTELAKVLARQMFDSEDALIRIDMSEYMEKFSVSRLIGAPPGYVGYEEGGQLTEKVRRKPYSVILLDEIEKAHPDIFNILLQVLDDGQLTDGLGRKVDFKNTLIIMTSNVGVRRLKDFGTGVGFSTKAREEAAADEAKGVIQNALKRTFSPEFLNRIDDVIVFNSLGKEEIFRIIDLSLKNLYKRVEELGYKLQLTDEVKDFMAEKGYDPQFGARPLNRAIQKYLEDPLAEFILNHKNELAEGSLLEASLNKEQEVVISIFSEEESK comes from the coding sequence ATGCCTGATAATCGCTTTTCTCCCAAAGTCAAAGAGGTCATTTCTTTCTCTAGAGAAGAAGCCCTTCGCTTTGGACACGACCAAATTGGAACCGAACACCTTTTGCTCGGTATCCTTCAGGATGAACAGAGCTTGGCCGTTGCCGTCCTCCAATCTTTAGATGTGGATGTTTCGGACTTGCGCCAAGCCATTGAAGATTCTGTCCAGAAAACACAACGCAGAGAACGCCCCTCTTACACAGTAGGCAATCTGCCCCTTACTCGCCAAGCCGAAAAGGTGCTTAAAATTACCTTTTTAGAGGCCAAACGCATGAAAAATGAATTGGTCGGCACAGAGCATATTTTGCTCTCTCTTCTTAAGTATCCCGAAAATCTAGCTGCTCGTGTTTTGCAGGAGTTCGAGATTGATTATGATGGCTATAAGGCAGAGCTAGATTATTTGCTCGCCGAAAGCAATCCCAATTTGCTAGATGCCGCAGGTGGAGAAGATGAGTTTGAGGAAGAAGGAGGCAGCCGTGGAGGCAACCGTGGCCGTGCCGCTGGCGGAGCCGCCAAGGGCAAATCACATACTCCCGTACTCGATAATTTTGGCCGAGATATTACCAAATTGGCCGAAGAGGATAAATTGGATCCCATTATTGGCCGCGAAAAGGAAATTGAACGCCTTTCGCAAATTTTGTCTCGCCGTAAAAAGAATAACCCGATTCTCATTGGAGAACCTGGGGTGGGAAAAACCGCTGTGGTAGAGGGGCTGGCCCTCCGCATTCAGCAGCGCAAAGTGTCTAGAACACTTTTTGACAAGCGCATTGTGATGTTGGACCTAGCTGCTCTGGTAGCCGGGACCAAATATCGCGGGCAGTTTGAAGAGCGGATGAAGGCCATTATGACGGAACTAGAAAAATCTAGAGATGTCATCCTCTTTATTGATGAAATTCATACCATTGTAGGCGCTGGTGGGGCCACAGGCTCGCTAGATGCTTCTAATATTTTTAAGCCCGCTCTTGCTCGTGGAGAACTCCAATGTATTGGGGCCTCTACCTTGGATGAGTACCGTCAGTACATTGAGAAAGATGGCGCCCTAGATCGCCGTTTCCAAAAAGTAATCATCGAGCCACCTTCTCCAGAAGAAGCTATTCATATCTTGAGCAATATTCGAGAGAAATATGAGGCCTTCCATCATGTAGAATATACAGATGAAACCCTAGAGGCTTGTGTGAAACTTTCTGACCGCTATATCTCTGATCGTTTCTTGCCCGATAAGGCGATTGATGTGATGGATGAAGTGGGCGCTCGGGTACACCTCAAAAATATCCATGTGCCCAAGCACATTATGGAGCTAGAGGCCGAGATTGAAAAAGTGAAGGAAGAAAAGAACCAAGCTGTTCGAGACCAAGAATATGAAAAAGCGGCCAACTTCCGCGATAGCGAGTCTAAGTTGATTCGCCAGCTAGAGCAGGCCCGCATTGATTGGGAGGAAGAGTCGAAGAGTAAGCGTTATCCAGTAACTATTGAAGACATTGCCGAGGTGGTGTCTATGATGACTGGAATTCCCGTAAGCAATGTAGCCGAAAGCGAAAGCGTCAAGCTATTGAGTATGGGCCAAGACCTCAAGGATAATGTAATTGGTCAGGATGAAGCCATTGTGAAGATTACTAAAGCCATTCAGCGGAACCGCGTAGGCCTAAAAGATCCGAACAAGCCAATTGGAACCTTTATTTTCCTCGGTCCAACTGGGGTGGGTAAAACAGAATTGGCCAAAGTATTGGCGCGGCAGATGTTTGACTCGGAAGATGCCTTGATCCGCATTGATATGAGTGAATACATGGAGAAATTCTCTGTGAGCCGTCTTATTGGAGCGCCTCCCGGCTACGTAGGATATGAAGAAGGGGGACAATTGACGGAGAAAGTTCGTCGAAAGCCTTATTCTGTTATCCTTCTGGATGAAATCGAAAAAGCGCATCCCGATATCTTTAATATCTTGTTGCAGGTATTGGACGATGGCCAGTTAACCGATGGTTTGGGCCGCAAAGTAGACTTTAAAAACACTTTAATCATCATGACCTCAAATGTTGGGGTTCGTCGCTTGAAAGACTTTGGAACTGGAGTTGGTTTTTCTACTAAGGCCAGAGAAGAAGCTGCGGCAGATGAAGCCAAGGGCGTAATTCAAAATGCACTCAAGCGGACCTTCTCTCCTGAGTTTTTGAACCGTATTGATGATGTGATTGTCTTTAACTCTTTGGGTAAAGAAGAAATCTTTAGAATCATTGATTTGAGTTTGAAAAACTTGTACAAGCGAGTAGAAGAGCTAGGCTACAAATTGCAATTGACCGATGAGGTCAAAGACTTTATGGCTGAAAAAGGCTACGATCCGCAGTTTGGTGCTCGTCCATTGAACAGAGCAATTCAAAAGTACTTGGAAGATCCTTTGGCGGAGTTTATTCTCAACCACAAGAATGAATTGGCAGAAGGCAGTTTGCTAGAAGCTAGTTTGAATAAAGAACAAGAGGTAGTGATTAGCATTTTCTCTGAAGAAGAAAGCAAGTAG
- a CDS encoding STAS domain-containing protein: protein MKYAVEKSEEYALVSLQEENLNSLKAPELKSELILLKNAGNKNLILDLSAVKYVDSSGLSAILTGNRLWTEEGGQFVLTGVEHPSVKTLISISRLDSVLDIKENLEQAVKWVMMQALRSQLENEAPAEEDEL, encoded by the coding sequence ATGAAATACGCAGTAGAAAAGTCAGAAGAGTACGCTCTAGTCAGCCTTCAGGAGGAAAATTTGAATTCTTTGAAAGCCCCTGAACTAAAATCGGAATTGATTCTGTTGAAGAATGCCGGAAACAAAAATTTGATCTTGGATTTGTCGGCAGTAAAATATGTCGATTCGTCTGGATTGAGTGCCATTTTGACAGGTAACCGTTTGTGGACGGAAGAGGGGGGCCAATTTGTGCTTACGGGCGTAGAGCACCCCAGTGTAAAAACCTTGATTAGCATTTCGCGTTTAGATAGCGTTTTGGACATCAAGGAAAATTTGGAACAGGCTGTAAAATGGGTCATGATGCAAGCCCTGCGTTCTCAGTTAGAAAATGAAGCGCCAGCTGAAGAAGACGAACTATAA